In Topomyia yanbarensis strain Yona2022 chromosome 2, ASM3024719v1, whole genome shotgun sequence, one DNA window encodes the following:
- the LOC131679997 gene encoding uncharacterized protein LOC131679997, with the protein MGFRSRAVRGNCGDIASTLMPSPRSLQQAEPTRTRRKSTNITVPIHLWNQPLLSPGEGISTGMFHVGSATLASKQQSTKTTRSPSPVPIAVGVFEHDSVVCTTAVGTVGLDLSQIRLATLFLLNLGTNRCFHPEKAHRQDYTTTNQQPDRRRSNPLKLHKVFPQCRSLSYQSTDRSVDISTRNVPAGHRRSISSLSSSSSTTSARRDSRCFALQWNIRGLRTNVSELKQLITEYEPSLIALQETKVDNRVIPADFIGKNYTLLLQTGSCRHWQHGVGLAIRDGVPFERIDVDKDIQAIAVRVQLPQQMTVVSIYIPPSTQQCQEKLCDLLEQLPRPMLVLGDFNAHHICWGSNKSSALGQFIAEKTLEEHLVILNNGSHTRVDPATGATSAIDLSICSVTVASKFTWRTLPDTYNSDHLPITVSIPGFSHVPTKRRQWIYDQADWTAYERLTANAIQPGVEMSIDRFVDHLITAANTAIPRSSGKVGPKAVPWWCPEVKAAIKSRRKALRALKRIEMEDPRKPEALKSFQEARAATRKSIRDAKQRSWEEFVAKISPNSTASEMWQTVNALRGKRQHRPAVIKRSAGYTDNAEEVAEELAEHYSAISATSSYPPSFQIEKEKAERNRFNFSPETDGIYNSDFTLNELVWALDRGRSNSTGPDSVGYPMLQRLPLSVKTALLELFNRVWRSGVFPSCWRTGIIVPIPKPNSSDTGPSAFRPITLTSCMAKVFERMVNRRLTTELESNGRLDTRQHAFRSGRERTFQVNVDGHLSRKLPLENGVPQGSVLSVTLFLVAIQPIFRVVPNTVTVLLYADDILLVVRGKKEQPLYRKLQSAVKAVHRWTKSVGFTISATKSSIFYCSPNARREPTQSIRIDTVAIPSQNQLKTLGITLDRSLNFKAHCKLTKKACESRLRILKMIGAKLPRGQRTSLLQIGSAIVTSRLLYGMGLVSRGGDVVTKTLAPAYNRMVRFASGAFVTSPILAIMAEAGTLPFDLLVLQSITRLSIRLLEKSRDNADLPLVRRASEELSEVIGMPLPNICTRTRLATRKWYEPKPHVVWDIKRSVNAGDPSEVVCPVVQELLNSRFSNSTVVYTDGSKDNDAVGAGMFGQHLQQSTGLPPQCSVFSAEAFAIKTAVTSYYTSNDLLIMTDSASCLSAIEAGTSQHPWIQEIETMIRHRPINLCWIPGHAGIRGNEEADRLAGEARGNAPLQIAIPGADANNQAKSAIRNHWYRRWSASTEVKLREIKFDTVKWTDRESSADQRVLTRLRIGHTRLTHDFLLKRETPPVCDCCGVTVDVRHIILQCRKHDDARRMHNIDSTSLRVALGNDGDTEDKLLSFLKETNLYKRI; encoded by the exons AGTCGACTAACATCACCGTACCCATACATCTCTGGAACCAACCATTGCTTTCACCTGGAGAAGGCATATCTACAGGAATGTTCCACGTTGGCTCAGCAACTCTAGCGTCGAAGCAGCAATCAACGAAAACTACACGAAGTCCTTCCCCAGTGCCGATCGCAGTCGGTGTTTTTGAACatgatagtgtagtttgtacgacagcggttggcactgtggggctggacctaTCTCAG ATccggttggcaacactgttcttGCTGAACCTTGGCACCAACCGCTGCTTTCACCCGGAGAAGGCACATCGACAAGACTATACCACAACGAATCAGCAACCCGATCGTCGAAGAAGCAATCCActaaaactacacaaagtctttccccagtgccggtcgctgtcg TACCAGAGTACCGATCGTTCCGTGGATATCAGCACACGCAACGTGCCAGCTGGACATCGAAGGTCTATTTCGTCTTTATCATCGTCTTCGTCAACGACTTCCGCCAGACGAGATAGTAGATGTTTCGCACTTCAGTGGAACATTCGGGGGCTGCGAACCAATGTCAGCGAGCTTAAACAGCTCATCACTGAATACGAACCGAGCCTAATAGCACTACAGGAAACCAAAGTGGACAATCGAGTGATCCCAGCCGACTTCATTGGCAAGAACTATACTCTGTTGCTTCAGACTGGTAGCTGTCGACACTGGCAACACGGAGTGGGCCTGGCCATTAGGGATGGAGTGCCCTTTGAGCGGATTGACGTCGATAAGGATATCCAAGCGATCGCAGTTCGGGTTCAACTACCACAGCAAATGACGGTGGTATCAATATACATTCCTCCCAGTACCCAACAGTGCCAAGAAAAACTATGTGACCTCCTCGAACAGCTCCCACGTCCTATGTTAGTGCTAGGTGACTTCAATGCTCATCACATATGCTGGGGATCCAACAAATCGTCCGCACTAGGTCAATTCATCGCAGAAAAAACGTTGGAAGAACACCTAGTTATACTTAACAATGGGTCGCATACACGAGTCGACCCAGCCACCGGTGCTACTTCAGCTATCGACCTGTCAATCTGCTCCGTTACTGTGGCCTCGAAATTCACCTGGCGAACGCTTCCAGATACCTATAACAGTGACCACCTGCCAATAACCGTTTCCATCCCCGGGTTCTCACATGTTCCAACAAAAAGGCGACAATGGATTTATGACCAAGCGGACTGGACAGCTTACGAACGATTGACCGCCAACGCCATACAACCgggcgtcgaaatgtcaatcgacCGTTTTGTCGATCATTTGATCACTGCAGCAAACACTGCAATACCCAGAAGCAGCGGAAAGGTCGGACCTAAGGCAGTTCCttggtggtgtccggaggtaAAAGCAGCCATAAAAAGTCGAAGAAAAGCACTCAGAGCATTGAAGCGTATCGAAATGGAGGACCCACGAAAACCTGAAGCACTGAAAAGCTTTCAGGAAGCGCGGGCAGCAACAAGAAAATCAATCCGTGATGCCAAACAACGATCGTGGGAGGAATTCGTCGCGAAAATATCCCCAAACTCCACTGCATCGGaaatgtggcagacagtgaacgCATTAAGAGGAAAACGTCAGCATCGCCCAGCCGTCATTAAACGTTCAGCTGGCTACACGGATAATGCAGAAGAAGTGGCTGAAGAACTAGCAGAGCATTACAGCGCAATATCGGCAACATCCAGCTACCCTCCTTCGTTTCAAATTGAGaaggaaaaggccgaacgaaaccgttTCAACTTTTCACCCGAGACCGACGGCATCTATAACTCCGACTTCACTTTGAATGAGCTTGTATGGGCGCTCGACAGAGGACGAAGTAATTCTACAGGTCCGGATTCAGTCGGCTATCCAATGCTACAACGACTACCATTGTCGGTGAAAACTGCTTTATTGGAGCTTTTCAACAGGGTTTGGCGCAGTGGCGTATTTCCATCCTGTTGGCGAACTGGAATTATTGTGCCAATCCCAAAGCCGAATTCGAGCGACACAGGTCCATCTGCTTTCCGACCGATCACGTTAACGAGCTGTATGGCGAAGGTATTCGAGCGGATGGTGAATCGACGGTTAACTACCGAGCTTGAATCGAACGGGCGGCTAGACACtcgacaacatgccttcagatcCGGCCGAG AGCGAACGTTCCAGGTAAACGTCGATGGGCATTTATCGCGCAAGCTGCCGCTGGAAAATGGTGTACCACAGGGTTCTGTGCTCTCAGTTACCCTATTCCTCGTAGCAATCCAACCTATCTTCCGGGTGGTTCCGAATACCGTGACAGTGCTATTGTACGCCGATGACATCCTTCTTGTAGTGCGGGGCAAAAAAGAACAACCACTCTATCGGAAACTACAGTCAGCAGTTAAAGCCGTTCATAGATGGACGAAAAGTGTTGGATTCACGATATCAGCAACAAAATCCAGCATCTTTTACTGTAGCCCGAATGCCCGCCGTGAGCCCACGCAATCCATCAGGATAGATACAGTAGCTATACCATCACAAAATCAACTGAAAACCCTCGGTATCACTCTCGACAGATCGCTGAACTTCAAAGCGCATTGCAAGCTAACGAAGAAGGCAtgtgaatccaggctgcgtatccTGAAAATGATCGGAGCAAAGCTACCACGTGGTCAACGGACTTCTTTGTTACAAATCGGCTCCGCCATTGTCACTTCGCGACTATTGTATGGGATGGGACTCGTTAGTCGAGGCGGAGATGTCGTCACCAAAACTCTCGCGCCCGCCTACAACAGAATGGTAAGATTTGCATCTGGTGCATTCGTTACAAGTCCGATCTTAGCCATCATGGCCGAAGCAGGCACCTTACCATTTGATCTCCTCGTTCTCCAAAGCATAACCCGATTGTCCATCCGTTTGTTGGAAAAAAGCAGAGATAATGCGGATCTCCCACTAGTACGTCGAGCTTCCGAAGAACTGTCAGAGGTGATCGGAATGCCCTTACCAAATATTTGTACTCGAACGCGACTAGCCACCCGAAAGTGGTACGAGCCCAAGCCCCACGTCGTGTGGGATATCAAAAGAAGTGTGAATGCCGGAGATCCCTCTGAGGTGGTCTGTCCTGTCGTTCAGGAGCTCCTGAATTCTCGCTTCAGCAACTCAACGGTTGTGTATACTGACGGATCGAAAGACAACGACGCAGTAGGCGCGGGAATGTTTGGACAACATCTCCAGCAGTCGACTGGTCTTCCGCCACAGTGCAGCGTGTTCTCAGCCGAGGCGTTTGCAATTAAAACAGCGGTAACTTCGTACTACACTTCCAACGATCTGCTAATAATGACAGACTCAGCCAGTTGTTTATCGGCAATTGAAGCTGGCACGTCCCAGCATCCGTGGATCCAGGAGATTGAAACCATGATACGACATCGTCCAATCAATCTGTGCTGGATTCCAGGACACGCTGGAATTCGCGGGAATGAAGAGGCAGACCGCCTCGCAGGAGAAGCCAGGGGTAATGCCCCTTTGCAAATAGCCATTCCGGGAGCAGACGCCAACAATCAGGCAAAATCAGCTATCCGAAATCACTGGTACCGTCGATGGTCTGCATCCACTGAAGTGAAGCTTCGCGAAATAAAATTCGATACGGtaaagtggactgaccgcgagagtTCGGCTGATCAACGAGTGCTCACCCGGTTgcgaatagggcatacccgaTTGACGCACGACTTCCTTTTGAAGAGAGAAACCCCACCAGTTTGCGACTGCTGCGGGGTAACCGTAGATGTACGTCATATAATTCTTCAGTGCCGAAAACACGACGATGCTAGAAGGATGCACAACATCGATTCGACCAGCCTGCGAGTGGCTCTAGGCAACGACGGGGACACCGAAGACAAACTGCTAAGCTTCCTCAAGGAAACTAATTTGTACAAACGAATATAA